The segment CGCGGGATCGACGCGGGGAGGACGGTCGGCGAGCAGGCACCCGCGCACCGGGTCGACGACGCGGTCCGCTCCGGCGAGCCCGTCGCGGTGGTCGACCAGCACATCGACGACGACCAGACCTTCCGCTACGCCCCGGCGTCGGGTGATCCGGTGCCTCTGCATCTGGACGAGGAGGTCGCGAAGGACGCCGGACTGCCCGGCATCATCGCGCACGGCCTGTGCACCATGGCGTTCGCGTCGTGGGCCGTGCTCACCGAGACCGCTGGCTCGGACGTCGCGCGGATGCGGCGCCTGGCCGTGCGGTTCGCCGGGATGGTCTTTCCGGGCGACGACCTCCAGACCCGGATCTGGCGCACCGGCACCGCCGACGGCGTCACGTCGTACGCCTTCGAGACCGTCCGCGGCGACGACGTGGTGCTGTCCGACGGCGTCGCGGAGATCGCCGACGCCGCATCAGGTTTCGACACGCAGCTCGGCTAGCGCCTCGCCGCGGCTCAACCAGCAAAAACGCTGGTTGAACCGGTCCGGAGCGAAGCGGAGGACCGTGTCGAAACCGCCGCGGGCCGCGTCGAAACCACCCCGCACTTCACAACGAAAGGAACCCCACCCATGGGTGCATTGGACGGAAAGGTCGCCGTCATCACCGGCGCAGGCGGCCGCGAGCACGCGCTGCTCTTCGCCGCCGAGGGAGCGGCGGTGGTCGTGAACGACCGCGGCGGCAGCAACGCGGGCGAGGGCGACGACGTCGGGCCGGCGCAGCAGACGGTCGACGACATCGTCGCCGCGGGCGGTCGTGCGGTCGTCAACGGCAACGACATCAGTTCATGGAACGGCGCGAAGGAACTGGTCGAGCAGGCGATCTCCGAGTTCGGAGCCCTGGACGCCGTGGTGAACAACGCCGGCATCCTGCGCGACGGATTCATCGCCGGACTGTCCGAGTCCGACTGGGACTCGGTGATCGCGGTCCATCTGAAGGGCCACTTCAACGTGCTGCGTCATGCGGCCGAGTACTGGAAGGCGCAGTCGAAGGCCGGCGCCCAGCCGACCGCGGCAGTCGTGAACACGGCGTCGGCGTCGGGGACCACCCTGCCGAACGCCGGTCAGGTGAACTACGGTGCCGCCAAGGCGGCGATCGCGGCGATGACGCTGGTCGCGGCCGACGAGCTCGGCCGGTACGGGGTGCGGGCCAATGCGATCGCCCCGATCGCGCGCACCCGACTCACCCTGGCCACCCCGGGGATGGGCGCGATGATTGCCGCCGAGCACGAGGCGTTGGAGGAGGGCGAGTTCGACGCCTTCAGTCCCGCCAACATCTCGCCGCTCGTCGCCTATCTGGCCTCGGACGCCTGCACCATCACCGGCAAGGTCTTCGCGGTGCAGGGCGGTGCCATCTCCGAGCTGGCGGGCTGGCACGACGTCAAGACCATCGAGACCGAGGGACCGTGGGTGATCGACGACATCGCCGCGCGGCTGCCCTGATCCCCCGACAGACCGCAGGAGAGACATATATCAGTGGTCCGACACCGACCTGATGGTCCGGGACGCCGCCCGGGAGTTCATCGACAAGAACTTCCGACCGAAGGTCGACGAGCTGGAGCACGGAGACCTCCCGCCCTACGACCTGATGCGCGAGCTGTGGTCGCAGTTCGGCCTCGAGGCGATGGCCGGCGAGGCCGTCGACAAGCTCCTCGCCAAGAAGCGCGCCAAAGCGGAGCGGTCCGACGGGCAGGCCGACGCCGCCCGTGACAGGGCCGCCCGCGACACGAAGGAGAAGCGGTCCGGCTCGTCGAATCCGCTCGGCGCGCAGGCGTCGATGGGCGCGGTGCTGTTCAGCGAACTCGCCGGCGTCTCGCTCGGCTCGGTGGCGTCGATCGGCGTCAGCCTGGGCCTGGGCGCAGCGACCATCCTCTCCCGCGGCACCCTCGCTCAGCAGGAACGGTGGCTGCCCGACCTGATGACCCTGCGCACGATCGCGTCGTGGGCCATCACCGAGCCCGACTCCGGCTCCGACGCCTTCGGCGGGATGAAGACGTACGTCCGGCGCGACGGCGACGACTACATCCTCAACGGTCAGAAGACCTTCATCACCAACGGTCCGTACGCGGACGTGCTCGTCGTGTACGCCAAGCTCGACGAGGGCGACGGCGCCGACAAGCGCGACCGCAAGGTGCTGACCTTCGTCCTGGAGAAGGGCATGGAGGGCCTCACCCAGAGCGCGCCGATGCGGAAGATGGGCATGCACTCCTCGCCCACCGGCGAATTGTTCTTCAACGACGTCCGCCTGACGCCCGACCGGCTGCTCGGCGAGACCGAGGACCATCGCAGCGGCGACGGGCGCGACAGCGCGCGCAGTTCCTTCGTCATCGAACGCGTGGGGTGCGCGATCCTGTCGCTCGGCATCATCAACGAGTGCCGCCGCCTGTGCGTCGAGTACGCGACCACCCGGCAGCTGTGGGGGCAGGACATCGGCCGCTTCCAGTTGATCCAGTTGAAGTTGGCCCGGATGGAGGTGGCGCGCCTCAACGTCCAGAACATGGTCTTCAGTGCGCTGGAGCAGATGACGGACGGTCGCATCCCGACGCTCGCCGAGGCCTCCGCCATGAAGCTGTACTCCACCGAAGCGGCGACCGACGTCGCGATGGACGCCGTTCAGCTCTTCGGCGGCAACGGGTACATGTCGGAGTACCGCGTCGAGCAGCTGGCTCGTGACGCCAAGTCGCTGATGATCTACGCGGGCAGCAACGAAATCCAGGTCACGCACGTCGCGAAGGGACTGTTGAACTATTGACACACATCGCCGAATCCGTGTCAGGATGATCGTGTGACCTCCACCGCAGCGTCGTCCCCGTCCACCGCGCCCTCCGCCGAGACCATCACCTGGGGGTCGATGGCCCGCGGCGTCCTCGGCCTGGTCCGCGACCTCCCGCTCCTCGCCCGACAGCGCACATCCCTCCTGATGATCCGCGAGAACCGGCGCTGGAGCATCGGAGCGAAGTTCG is part of the Gordonia phthalatica genome and harbors:
- a CDS encoding SDR family oxidoreductase, producing the protein MGALDGKVAVITGAGGREHALLFAAEGAAVVVNDRGGSNAGEGDDVGPAQQTVDDIVAAGGRAVVNGNDISSWNGAKELVEQAISEFGALDAVVNNAGILRDGFIAGLSESDWDSVIAVHLKGHFNVLRHAAEYWKAQSKAGAQPTAAVVNTASASGTTLPNAGQVNYGAAKAAIAAMTLVAADELGRYGVRANAIAPIARTRLTLATPGMGAMIAAEHEALEEGEFDAFSPANISPLVAYLASDACTITGKVFAVQGGAISELAGWHDVKTIETEGPWVIDDIAARLP
- a CDS encoding MaoC/PaaZ C-terminal domain-containing protein; its protein translation is MTDAATVTEFDDAGLNVWSDDESFEVTAERIAEYAAATNDPVPAHRAGEVAPPVFAIVPVFDSMLTPVIDVAPVEIFGRVVHGEQDFRFHRPIRPGETLVSRARAIGYAGKPKGSTIAVHVESRDAAGELVNEQYLTAYFRGIDAGRTVGEQAPAHRVDDAVRSGEPVAVVDQHIDDDQTFRYAPASGDPVPLHLDEEVAKDAGLPGIIAHGLCTMAFASWAVLTETAGSDVARMRRLAVRFAGMVFPGDDLQTRIWRTGTADGVTSYAFETVRGDDVVLSDGVAEIADAASGFDTQLG
- a CDS encoding acyl-CoA dehydrogenase family protein, coding for MYQWSDTDLMVRDAAREFIDKNFRPKVDELEHGDLPPYDLMRELWSQFGLEAMAGEAVDKLLAKKRAKAERSDGQADAARDRAARDTKEKRSGSSNPLGAQASMGAVLFSELAGVSLGSVASIGVSLGLGAATILSRGTLAQQERWLPDLMTLRTIASWAITEPDSGSDAFGGMKTYVRRDGDDYILNGQKTFITNGPYADVLVVYAKLDEGDGADKRDRKVLTFVLEKGMEGLTQSAPMRKMGMHSSPTGELFFNDVRLTPDRLLGETEDHRSGDGRDSARSSFVIERVGCAILSLGIINECRRLCVEYATTRQLWGQDIGRFQLIQLKLARMEVARLNVQNMVFSALEQMTDGRIPTLAEASAMKLYSTEAATDVAMDAVQLFGGNGYMSEYRVEQLARDAKSLMIYAGSNEIQVTHVAKGLLNY